A genomic window from Glaciihabitans sp. INWT7 includes:
- a CDS encoding metalloregulator ArsR/SmtB family transcription factor: MEGESRVSGELKLLADPTRARILGLIMESPEGRRSVGELALTLGLRQPTVSHHLKALVDEDLVIRTPEGRVAWYSMHPDRVDRVAEVLDPPRSTERAEAVLERISTDLAARFAGVFGPETVERYVRESHALLYEGERNTKYLPSLTSRFAADRLSALARTESPSVDRVPEVLFVCVQNAGRSQIAAAILRHLAGDAVRVRTAGSAPADAVRSVVIASLDEIGVPIGGEFPKPLTDEVVRAADVVVTMGCGDACPIYPGRRYLDWDLDDPVGLPIGRVRGIRDDIESRVRELLVSLAVNSD; the protein is encoded by the coding sequence ATGGAAGGCGAGTCGCGGGTCTCCGGAGAGCTGAAGCTGCTCGCGGATCCGACCCGAGCGCGCATTCTCGGGCTCATCATGGAGAGTCCGGAGGGCAGGCGCTCGGTGGGCGAGCTCGCGCTCACGCTGGGGCTGCGCCAGCCGACGGTGAGCCATCACCTGAAGGCGCTGGTGGATGAAGACCTGGTGATCCGCACCCCAGAGGGCCGCGTCGCCTGGTATTCGATGCATCCGGATCGGGTCGATCGTGTCGCGGAGGTGCTCGACCCGCCTCGCTCCACGGAACGGGCCGAGGCCGTGCTCGAGAGGATCTCGACCGATCTCGCCGCACGATTCGCGGGGGTGTTCGGGCCAGAGACCGTCGAACGGTACGTGCGAGAGAGCCACGCTCTCCTCTACGAAGGCGAACGGAACACGAAGTACCTCCCCTCGCTCACCTCTCGCTTCGCCGCGGACCGGCTGTCGGCGTTGGCGCGCACCGAATCACCCTCCGTCGACCGGGTTCCCGAGGTGCTGTTCGTCTGCGTGCAGAACGCGGGCCGATCTCAGATCGCGGCGGCGATCCTGCGCCATCTGGCCGGCGACGCCGTGCGGGTGCGCACGGCCGGATCTGCGCCAGCCGATGCCGTGAGGTCGGTCGTCATCGCGTCCCTCGACGAGATCGGAGTGCCGATCGGCGGTGAGTTCCCCAAGCCGTTGACGGACGAGGTCGTGCGAGCCGCGGACGTCGTCGTCACGATGGGCTGCGGCGACGCCTGCCCCATCTACCCGGGCAGGCGTTACCTCGATTGGGACCTCGACGACCCGGTGGGCCTGCCGATCGGTCGGGTGCGGGGCATCCGGGACGATATCGAATCGCGGGTGCGGGAACTCCTCGTGTCGCTCGCGGTGAATTCCGACTGA
- the bcp gene encoding thioredoxin-dependent thiol peroxidase has protein sequence MTTSTRLEAGQPAPEFTLTDQDGSPVSLGDYAGDKVIVYFYPAASTPGCTTEACDFRDNINSLKSAGYTVLGISKDAAPALKKFQTEQGLNFPLLSDPDLTVHNAYGAYGEKSLYGKTVTGTIRSTFAVDEAGAITLPLYNVKATGHVASLRKKLGIDA, from the coding sequence GTGACCACATCAACCAGGCTCGAGGCCGGCCAGCCCGCCCCCGAGTTCACCCTCACCGACCAGGATGGATCACCCGTCTCGCTGGGCGACTACGCGGGCGACAAGGTCATCGTCTACTTCTACCCCGCCGCATCCACCCCCGGCTGCACCACCGAGGCCTGCGACTTCCGAGACAACATCAACTCGCTCAAGTCCGCCGGCTACACGGTGCTCGGTATCTCGAAGGATGCCGCACCGGCCCTCAAGAAATTCCAGACCGAGCAGGGGCTCAATTTCCCGCTGCTGAGTGACCCCGACCTCACCGTGCACAACGCGTATGGCGCATACGGCGAGAAGTCCCTCTACGGCAAGACCGTCACCGGCACCATCCGGTCCACCTTCGCTGTGGACGAGGCCGGCGCCATCACCCTTCCGCTGTACAACGTGAAGGCCACCGGGCACGTCGCGTCGCTACGCAAGAAGCTGGGCATCGACGCCTGA
- a CDS encoding Rv3235 family protein has translation MSDALPAQHRAHPAPFEALPSKVIRSPFQPDEFFGSQPATRATLPDPQPLLENLTRCVIEILAGARELEQISRWVTDDVYRHLLKRVVLSARARQATGQVVRRPTFSVGSTSVCEPRDGVVEAVVIVHGRARTRAVAFRLEGLDSRWRATAINVL, from the coding sequence ATGAGCGATGCACTTCCAGCACAGCACCGGGCACATCCCGCGCCGTTCGAAGCGCTGCCGAGCAAAGTCATCCGGTCGCCGTTCCAACCGGATGAATTCTTCGGCTCGCAACCCGCGACGCGAGCCACCCTGCCCGACCCCCAGCCGCTGCTGGAGAACCTCACCCGGTGCGTCATCGAGATCCTGGCCGGAGCGCGCGAGCTGGAGCAGATCTCCCGGTGGGTCACCGACGACGTCTATCGTCATCTGCTCAAGCGGGTCGTGTTGTCGGCACGTGCCCGTCAGGCCACCGGGCAGGTCGTGCGTCGCCCCACCTTCTCCGTCGGCTCGACCTCGGTGTGCGAACCCCGCGACGGGGTGGTCGAAGCCGTGGTCATCGTGCACGGGCGCGCCCGCACGCGAGCCGTGGCGTTCCGGCTCGAAGGCCTCGACAGCCGCTGGCGCGCGACCGCCATCAACGTGCTGTAG
- a CDS encoding SPFH domain-containing protein, giving the protein MPFNLTPLAAIIAAVIVVFLIVLIYAKSIYKNAGPDEAILITGKRARVKTVDGVATEESGIRIVVGSGVFITPFFQKAFKISLRSRAIELAAVAQDARGITLTVEAVAIVKVGDTHSAILAAGQRFIGNDKNIDGFALEVLSGSLRSSIGGTDVQTIIQKRDELGAAVLSTARESLLSQGLDVDSFEIKGISDDNDYIRNMGRAEQASVLKAAEVAEAQAGQASQEASIAAEQAVAIAQNTLALKRAALQLDTDKATAEAAGAKPLAEAKTQQNIVHEQEVTAQAAAKLRTAQLASEVNAVADADAYRVKVAANAAAEARVIAATAERDSRVANAEAIRAEGQATADAILAKGQAEAEATKLAAEAVAQKSEALIQLRLVEMLPQIAHELAAPMGNIDQLTVVSTDGASQLTKNVAGGFTEIDAVLKSTTGIDLRGLLGSFAGGAAAGAAAGASATASRTAEPAQSVVAVERAADPVTDDPTADED; this is encoded by the coding sequence CAGGGTGAAGACCGTCGACGGCGTCGCAACCGAGGAGTCGGGGATCCGTATCGTCGTCGGGTCCGGAGTCTTCATCACCCCGTTCTTCCAGAAGGCCTTCAAGATCAGCCTGCGCTCGCGCGCGATCGAACTCGCCGCGGTGGCGCAGGATGCGCGCGGCATCACCCTCACGGTCGAGGCTGTCGCCATCGTAAAGGTGGGCGACACCCACTCCGCCATCCTCGCCGCCGGCCAACGCTTCATCGGCAACGACAAGAACATCGACGGATTCGCCCTCGAGGTGCTGTCGGGCTCCCTGCGTTCCTCCATCGGCGGCACTGATGTTCAGACCATCATCCAGAAGCGAGACGAGCTGGGAGCCGCGGTGCTCTCCACAGCGCGCGAATCGCTGCTCAGCCAGGGACTCGACGTCGACTCGTTCGAGATCAAGGGCATCTCCGACGACAACGACTACATCCGCAACATGGGGCGCGCCGAGCAGGCATCCGTGTTAAAAGCGGCAGAGGTCGCCGAAGCCCAGGCCGGCCAGGCCTCGCAGGAGGCCTCCATCGCGGCGGAACAGGCCGTGGCCATCGCCCAGAACACCCTGGCGCTCAAGCGCGCTGCCCTGCAACTCGATACCGACAAGGCCACCGCTGAAGCAGCAGGCGCCAAACCTCTCGCCGAGGCGAAGACCCAGCAGAACATCGTGCACGAGCAGGAGGTGACCGCGCAGGCCGCCGCGAAGCTCCGCACCGCGCAGCTGGCCTCTGAGGTGAACGCGGTCGCGGATGCGGATGCCTACCGCGTGAAGGTCGCGGCGAACGCCGCCGCCGAGGCCCGCGTCATCGCTGCCACCGCCGAGCGCGACAGCCGGGTCGCGAATGCCGAGGCGATCCGCGCGGAGGGTCAGGCTACGGCCGATGCGATCCTCGCCAAGGGGCAGGCCGAGGCCGAGGCGACCAAGCTCGCGGCCGAGGCGGTCGCCCAGAAGTCCGAGGCGCTCATCCAGCTGCGACTCGTCGAGATGCTGCCGCAGATCGCCCATGAGCTCGCGGCCCCGATGGGCAACATCGACCAACTGACGGTCGTGTCGACGGATGGCGCGAGCCAGCTGACTAAGAACGTCGCCGGCGGCTTCACCGAGATCGACGCCGTGCTCAAGTCCACCACCGGAATCGATCTCCGCGGCCTGCTCGGCAGCTTCGCCGGCGGCGCTGCCGCCGGAGCAGCAGCCGGCGCTTCGGCGACCGCGTCACGAACGGCCGAACCCGCTCAGTCGGTAGTCGCGGTCGAACGCGCCGCAGATCCGGTCACCGACGACCCGACCGCCGATGAGGACTGA
- a CDS encoding arsenate reductase ArsC yields MAEKPTVLFVCIHNAGRSQMAAGYMRELSGGAVEVRSGGSEPGDQINPMAIKAMAEEGIDISQAVPQLMTTEQVKESDVVITMGCGDVCPIFPGKRYADWELTDPKGKPIDEVRPIRDDIKARVQALLAELLPASG; encoded by the coding sequence ATGGCCGAGAAGCCGACAGTCCTGTTCGTCTGCATCCATAACGCAGGTCGATCGCAAATGGCCGCCGGGTACATGCGCGAGCTCTCCGGGGGTGCCGTCGAGGTGCGCTCCGGCGGGTCGGAACCGGGAGACCAGATCAACCCGATGGCGATCAAGGCGATGGCAGAGGAGGGCATCGACATCTCCCAGGCTGTGCCCCAGCTCATGACCACCGAACAGGTCAAGGAGTCCGACGTGGTCATAACGATGGGTTGCGGCGACGTCTGTCCGATCTTCCCCGGCAAGCGCTACGCGGACTGGGAGCTGACTGACCCGAAGGGCAAGCCCATCGACGAGGTGCGCCCGATCCGCGACGACATCAAAGCCCGCGTTCAGGCGCTGCTCGCCGAGCTGCTGCCCGCCTCGGGCTGA
- a CDS encoding DUF1772 domain-containing protein, producing MDTIVIVGTVVVAVASASVGGVFLTFSAFVMAGLGRLAVPNGIRAMQSINITAVTPVFMAVLFGTAGLGIILAAVGLVDPSSATPWRLGAATLYLGGVVALTTAFHVPRNNALARVSAEAAEAAAQWRTYRVAWLRGNHVRMLTALASSARWVVSLLPEVTG from the coding sequence GTGGACACCATCGTGATCGTCGGCACGGTCGTCGTCGCCGTGGCCTCTGCCAGCGTCGGCGGGGTATTCCTGACTTTCTCGGCCTTCGTGATGGCGGGGCTCGGTCGACTGGCCGTGCCGAACGGCATCCGAGCGATGCAGTCGATCAACATCACCGCAGTGACACCCGTCTTCATGGCCGTGCTGTTCGGCACCGCCGGGCTCGGCATCATCCTCGCCGCCGTCGGCCTGGTGGATCCCTCTTCCGCCACTCCGTGGAGGCTGGGAGCAGCTACCCTCTACCTCGGCGGCGTCGTCGCGCTCACCACAGCGTTCCACGTGCCGCGCAACAACGCCCTTGCGCGCGTGTCAGCGGAGGCGGCCGAGGCTGCCGCCCAGTGGCGCACCTATCGGGTGGCGTGGCTGCGAGGCAACCATGTGCGGATGCTGACTGCCCTGGCCAGCTCAGCACGCTGGGTCGTGAGTCTGCTGCCGGAAGTCACCGGATGA
- a CDS encoding SAF domain-containing protein produces MVSTVHAPRRMPSAIGFGRSRPDSERAPRSFWFDPRFAIGVGLVIVSVLGVVGVVTAADSSVLVYAARSALVPGDRVTPGDLDARSVRLGSLGVRYLREGDVPREGFVVTRPVSAGELVPSSALGEVAGAVGAPVVVGVNGELARSIAEGSIVDLWSAKEADDHVFGPPSVLVDSATVVRVIAKDGVIVDRTVQSVELLVPRTKIAAVLESIANSDALSLVPTSIPAKG; encoded by the coding sequence ATGGTGAGTACCGTACACGCGCCGAGGCGCATGCCCAGCGCCATCGGATTCGGTCGCAGCCGACCGGACTCGGAGCGTGCTCCGCGGTCGTTCTGGTTCGATCCCCGCTTCGCGATCGGCGTCGGCCTCGTGATCGTCTCGGTGCTCGGAGTCGTCGGCGTGGTCACCGCAGCCGACAGCAGCGTGTTGGTCTATGCTGCCCGCTCGGCCCTTGTTCCCGGCGATCGGGTGACGCCCGGCGACCTGGATGCCCGCAGCGTGCGCCTCGGGTCCCTCGGAGTCCGATACCTCCGCGAAGGCGATGTGCCGCGAGAGGGATTCGTCGTCACGCGACCCGTTTCGGCGGGGGAGCTGGTGCCGTCATCGGCCCTCGGGGAGGTCGCCGGCGCGGTGGGGGCCCCGGTCGTGGTCGGAGTGAATGGCGAACTCGCCCGATCCATCGCCGAGGGCAGCATCGTCGATCTCTGGAGCGCGAAAGAGGCGGACGACCACGTCTTCGGCCCGCCCTCCGTGCTCGTCGATTCAGCCACCGTCGTGCGGGTGATAGCGAAAGACGGCGTGATCGTGGACAGAACCGTACAGTCGGTGGAGCTCCTGGTACCGCGCACGAAGATCGCCGCGGTCCTCGAGTCGATCGCCAACTCCGACGCCCTGTCGCTGGTGCCCACGAGCATCCCCGCGAAGGGGTGA
- a CDS encoding WhiB family transcriptional regulator: MDWRDKAACLTADPELFFPVGNTGPAVDQIDKAKAVCARCSVTEMCLQYALETSQDSGVWGGLSEDERRALKRRAARARRAS, from the coding sequence ATGGACTGGCGCGACAAAGCCGCATGCCTCACGGCCGACCCCGAACTCTTCTTCCCCGTCGGGAACACCGGTCCTGCAGTCGACCAGATCGACAAGGCGAAGGCTGTCTGCGCACGCTGCAGCGTCACCGAGATGTGCCTCCAGTACGCGCTCGAGACCAGCCAGGATTCTGGCGTCTGGGGCGGACTCAGCGAAGACGAGCGTCGCGCGCTCAAGCGCCGCGCCGCTCGCGCGCGCCGCGCCTCCTAG
- a CDS encoding sensor histidine kinase has protein sequence MSTLSDLVLAQGRSDEADVEWLHLLVGDWQLLADLAFADIVLWVPTHDDDFVAVAHARPSSSATLFYRDFVGQAIKPEWKGQVTQAFRSAQIVDSAAPDWYEETPTRVRAVPVLRRLSVTGSQTTEHPIAVITKHTNLSEARTPSRQELTFNECANDLFAMICAGDFPDLGAPTGPRRGAPRANDGLLRLDVDGIVTFASPNGLSAFNRMGFAGELEAESLAEVTTTLLSGKLVVDESLPLVVTGRAPWRTDIEAKGVTVSLRAIPIRDRGERVGAIVLCRDVTELRHQERELITKDATIREIHHRVKNNLQTVASLLRIQARRSHSDEARDSLNQAMRRVAAIAVVHDTLSEGLNQNVDFDVVFDRVLKLIAEVASTHNTKAHPTFTGSFGALPSEYATPLSLALTELVTNAVEHGLAGREGNVEILAERSEETLTVQVRDNGGGLPEGKVGSGLGTQIVRTLIQGELGGTIDWHTMVGSGTEVTIEIPLAWLTK, from the coding sequence GTGTCGACGCTCTCAGACCTCGTTCTCGCCCAGGGCCGCTCCGACGAGGCGGATGTCGAATGGCTCCACCTCCTGGTCGGTGACTGGCAGCTCCTCGCCGACCTCGCTTTCGCCGACATAGTGCTGTGGGTTCCCACCCATGATGACGATTTCGTGGCCGTCGCCCACGCGCGCCCGTCGAGCTCGGCGACCCTCTTCTACCGCGACTTCGTCGGCCAGGCGATCAAGCCGGAATGGAAGGGCCAGGTCACACAGGCGTTCCGGTCGGCGCAGATCGTGGACTCTGCGGCACCCGACTGGTACGAGGAGACCCCCACTCGCGTGCGCGCCGTTCCGGTGCTTCGACGACTGTCGGTGACGGGATCGCAGACCACGGAACATCCGATCGCCGTCATCACCAAACACACCAATCTCAGCGAAGCACGCACGCCGAGCCGGCAGGAGCTCACCTTCAACGAGTGCGCCAATGACCTGTTCGCCATGATCTGCGCGGGAGACTTTCCCGACCTGGGCGCCCCGACCGGGCCGCGCCGCGGCGCCCCGCGCGCAAACGACGGCCTCCTGCGCCTGGATGTCGACGGCATCGTCACCTTCGCGAGCCCCAACGGTCTCTCCGCGTTCAACCGCATGGGGTTCGCCGGCGAACTCGAGGCCGAATCGCTCGCCGAGGTGACGACGACCCTGCTCAGCGGAAAGCTCGTGGTCGACGAATCCCTGCCGCTCGTCGTCACCGGGCGTGCTCCGTGGCGCACGGACATCGAGGCCAAGGGGGTGACGGTATCGCTGCGTGCCATCCCGATCCGGGATCGCGGAGAGCGAGTCGGCGCCATCGTGCTCTGTCGGGACGTCACGGAGCTTCGGCACCAGGAGCGCGAGCTGATCACGAAGGATGCGACCATCCGCGAGATCCACCACCGCGTGAAGAACAACCTGCAGACCGTTGCTTCGCTGTTGCGCATTCAGGCCAGGCGGTCACACTCCGACGAGGCGCGCGATTCGCTCAACCAGGCGATGCGCCGGGTCGCCGCAATTGCCGTCGTGCACGACACTCTGAGCGAGGGGCTGAACCAGAACGTCGACTTCGACGTGGTCTTCGACCGGGTGCTCAAGTTGATCGCGGAGGTGGCGTCCACTCACAACACGAAAGCGCATCCCACTTTCACCGGCAGTTTCGGTGCGCTGCCGAGCGAGTACGCCACCCCGCTCTCGCTCGCTCTCACCGAACTCGTGACGAATGCGGTCGAGCATGGCCTCGCCGGTCGAGAGGGCAACGTGGAGATTCTCGCCGAGCGCAGCGAGGAGACGCTCACCGTGCAAGTGCGGGACAACGGCGGTGGGTTGCCGGAGGGAAAGGTCGGCTCAGGCCTCGGTACCCAGATCGTGCGCACCCTGATTCAGGGGGAGCTCGGTGGAACCATCGACTGGCACACCATGGTGGGCAGCGGCACAGAAGTTACCATCGAGATTCCGCTCGCCTGGCTGACGAAGTAG
- a CDS encoding protoporphyrinogen oxidase → MRSKFLLVIGLAVGYVLGARAGRERYEQIKRASQRLWQSPGVRKTRTEVEEYARQQAPVVRAKAESIAKATPAAVADGARATADAARVVADRTATVATDIAERVSSVAKDVAGKTTTMSRDVADRTTGMAKDVADRTTETAEEFRERVSNTAAELRERGEEARDRVVVKASESRDDALAELDDDDDDENSDR, encoded by the coding sequence ATGAGATCCAAGTTCCTGCTCGTCATCGGGCTCGCTGTCGGTTATGTCCTCGGAGCCCGTGCGGGCCGTGAACGCTACGAGCAGATCAAACGGGCGAGCCAGCGACTGTGGCAGAGCCCCGGTGTTCGCAAGACCCGCACCGAGGTCGAGGAGTATGCACGCCAGCAGGCCCCGGTAGTGCGCGCGAAGGCCGAGTCGATCGCCAAAGCTACCCCCGCTGCCGTCGCCGACGGCGCGCGTGCCACGGCGGATGCCGCCCGGGTAGTCGCGGACCGCACCGCAACGGTCGCCACCGACATCGCCGAGCGTGTCTCCAGTGTGGCGAAAGACGTCGCCGGCAAGACGACCACGATGTCGCGCGATGTTGCCGACCGCACCACCGGGATGGCGAAGGATGTCGCGGATCGCACCACCGAGACCGCCGAGGAGTTTCGGGAGCGCGTCTCGAACACGGCAGCCGAGCTGCGCGAACGCGGCGAGGAAGCGCGCGATCGTGTCGTGGTCAAGGCAAGCGAATCCCGCGACGATGCCCTCGCCGAACTCGACGACGACGACGATGACGAGAATTCCGACCGCTAG
- a CDS encoding regulator, with amino-acid sequence MSTVALALPLELEDSTAIQLARHGYEIASRCSSADELASQLRQTAPDCAIVAASTRYLNDRLMVEADAVGVRIIALVESDADRRYAAGLGLLEVVAAGAEWSEIGVLLADKSSAGEAAPGPRDGTVIAVWGPAGAPGRTSMAICLAAELAASGATVVVADVDTHSGSIAPALGLLDEAPGFAAACRLAGADALTQSELERIGQRYLTARGSFWVLTGIGRPSRWPELSGERVTAAIRACRDWVDYTILDTGASLENDEEISSDLFAPRRNGATIAALRAADEVVAVGSADPVGLSRFLRAHVDLLETIDTDRVTVVMNRVRESAIGPGASGQVRQTLQRFGGISNPVLVPFDLPAFDAAILTGRTIVDVAPRSSARAAVAALVRSRILPQPPPTVRRGWRRRAAALPA; translated from the coding sequence GTGTCGACAGTCGCTCTCGCCCTCCCTCTCGAGCTCGAAGACAGCACCGCGATCCAGCTGGCGCGTCACGGCTACGAGATCGCGAGCCGCTGTTCCAGCGCCGACGAGCTCGCCTCCCAGCTGCGGCAGACGGCCCCGGACTGTGCGATCGTCGCGGCGTCCACCCGCTACCTGAATGACCGCCTGATGGTGGAGGCGGATGCCGTGGGGGTGCGGATCATCGCCCTCGTCGAATCGGATGCCGATCGCCGCTATGCCGCGGGTCTCGGTCTTCTCGAGGTAGTCGCGGCGGGCGCCGAATGGTCCGAGATCGGGGTGCTTCTCGCCGACAAGTCCAGTGCCGGTGAGGCCGCTCCGGGCCCCCGCGACGGAACGGTGATCGCGGTCTGGGGCCCCGCCGGCGCACCGGGCCGCACCTCGATGGCGATCTGCCTCGCCGCCGAACTGGCCGCGTCGGGCGCCACCGTCGTGGTCGCCGACGTCGATACGCACAGTGGTTCGATCGCACCGGCCCTCGGCCTGCTCGACGAGGCGCCCGGTTTCGCCGCGGCCTGTCGGCTCGCCGGCGCGGATGCCCTCACCCAATCGGAACTCGAGCGGATCGGCCAGCGCTACCTCACCGCTCGCGGCAGCTTCTGGGTGCTCACCGGCATCGGCCGCCCGAGCCGATGGCCTGAGCTGTCGGGGGAGCGGGTGACCGCCGCCATCCGGGCCTGCCGGGACTGGGTCGACTACACGATTCTCGACACCGGCGCGAGCCTGGAAAACGACGAGGAGATCAGCAGCGACCTGTTCGCGCCGAGACGCAATGGAGCGACCATCGCGGCCTTGCGGGCCGCAGATGAGGTGGTCGCGGTCGGATCCGCCGATCCGGTCGGGCTCTCACGCTTCCTGCGGGCACACGTCGACCTGCTCGAGACCATCGACACCGATCGGGTGACCGTGGTGATGAACAGGGTGAGGGAGAGTGCGATCGGGCCGGGGGCATCCGGGCAGGTGCGCCAGACGCTGCAGCGCTTCGGGGGCATCTCTAACCCCGTTCTCGTGCCCTTCGACCTCCCGGCATTCGACGCGGCCATCCTCACCGGACGCACCATCGTGGATGTCGCGCCCAGGTCCTCGGCGCGGGCTGCGGTCGCGGCACTCGTGCGCAGCCGCATCCTGCCGCAGCCGCCTCCCACGGTGCGACGCGGGTGGCGCCGGCGCGCAGCCGCGTTACCGGCGTGA
- a CDS encoding helix-turn-helix domain-containing protein gives MTPHSDRPGQDAALGRFLTLADTAEVLNISASQAYALVRSGELPAIKVGGHGHWRVERSVLECYIDAKYEESRRRSLWQQSDYASLSEYSFGLRGAAGAASPE, from the coding sequence ATGACGCCGCACTCGGACCGCCCCGGCCAGGATGCCGCTCTCGGCCGCTTCCTCACTCTCGCCGACACTGCCGAGGTGCTCAACATCTCTGCGAGCCAGGCGTATGCCCTCGTGCGATCCGGCGAGCTGCCGGCGATCAAGGTGGGCGGCCATGGTCACTGGCGCGTCGAGCGGTCGGTACTGGAGTGCTACATCGATGCCAAATACGAGGAATCCCGGCGCAGGAGTCTCTGGCAGCAATCGGACTACGCGAGTCTGTCGGAGTACTCCTTCGGACTGCGAGGCGCCGCCGGTGCCGCATCGCCCGAATAG